One window of Clostridiales bacterium genomic DNA carries:
- a CDS encoding SPFH/Band 7/PHB domain protein: MGILVIIFVVMFIIIGSVKIVPQASTYVVERLGAYKETWGVGLHFLVPFIDKVGKRISLKEQVIDFPPQPVITKDNVTMQIDTVVFFQIVDPKLFSYGVASPISAIENLTATNLRNIVGDLELDETLTSREIVNTKMRAILDDATDAWGIKINRVELKNIMPPDDIRRSMETQMKAERDRREAILKAEGEKKSAILVAEGKKESTILEAQAKKEAQILEAEAEKEAAIIKAEGEAEAIRKVQKANAEGIEFLNKSVPSKEVLTLKSLEAFKSVADGKATKIIIPSEIQGIAGLAKGITEVVKSDNEEKD, translated from the coding sequence ATGGGAATATTAGTAATTATATTTGTGGTTATGTTTATTATAATAGGAAGTGTAAAGATAGTTCCGCAGGCATCGACTTATGTAGTAGAGAGATTAGGTGCATATAAAGAGACATGGGGTGTAGGGTTACATTTTTTAGTTCCATTTATAGATAAAGTTGGGAAAAGAATATCGCTTAAAGAACAAGTTATAGATTTTCCACCACAACCAGTTATAACAAAGGATAATGTTACAATGCAAATAGATACAGTAGTATTTTTTCAGATAGTAGATCCAAAGTTATTTTCATATGGTGTGGCATCACCAATATCTGCTATTGAAAATCTAACTGCGACAAATTTAAGAAATATTGTTGGAGATTTAGAGTTAGATGAAACGTTAACATCAAGAGAGATAGTAAATACAAAAATGAGAGCTATCTTGGATGATGCAACAGATGCGTGGGGGATAAAAATAAATAGAGTGGAACTAAAAAATATAATGCCGCCAGATGATATAAGAAGGTCCATGGAGACTCAGATGAAAGCTGAGCGCGATAGGCGTGAAGCAATACTTAAGGCAGAGGGTGAGAAGAAGTCTGCTATATTAGTCGCTGAAGGTAAAAAAGAGTCTACAATACTAGAAGCTCAGGCTAAAAAAGAAGCACAAATATTAGAGGCAGAGGCTGAGAAGGAAGCTGCAATAATAAAAGCAGAAGGAGAGGCAGAGGCAATAAGAAAAGTTCAAAAAGCTAATGCAGAAGGTATTGAGTTTTTAAATAAGTCAGTTCCTAGTAAGGAAGTTTTGACACTAAAAAGTTTGGAAGCATTTAAGAGCGTAGCAGATGGTAAAGCAACAAAGATTATAATACCATCTGAAATACAAGGTATTGCAGGGTTAGCAAAAGGTATAACTGAAGTAGTGAAAAGTGATAACGAAGAGAAAGACTAA
- a CDS encoding NfeD family protein yields the protein MITVNWHVWLICALIFFVIELNTPVLVSIWFSIGALCTSFLAVFIHGLREQFIAFVVVSAILLIVSKYFFGSKIDQDNKDEVLEKFLNKRAKVCEDIQSNYEPGKILINGVTWKAVSLTGEKIPKDSMVVVKKIDGLTLGVKILKEKED from the coding sequence ATGATTACTGTAAACTGGCATGTATGGCTTATTTGTGCATTGATATTTTTTGTTATAGAATTAAATACACCTGTGTTAGTTTCAATTTGGTTTTCGATTGGAGCATTATGTACTAGCTTTTTGGCGGTATTTATACACGGGCTTCGTGAGCAGTTTATTGCGTTTGTAGTGGTATCTGCGATTTTACTTATAGTATCAAAATATTTTTTTGGTAGTAAAATAGATCAAGACAATAAAGATGAAGTTTTGGAAAAATTTTTAAATAAAAGAGCCAAAGTATGTGAAGACATACAAAGTAATTATGAACCTGGTAAAATTTTGATTAATGGGGTAACATGGAAAGCAGTCTCATTAACAGGGGAAAAAATTCCTAAAGACTCGATGGTAGTGGTAAAAAAGATAGATGGTTTAACATTAGGAGTGAAAATATTAAAGGAAAAGGAGGATTAG